In Drosophila subpulchrella strain 33 F10 #4 breed RU33 chromosome X, RU_Dsub_v1.1 Primary Assembly, whole genome shotgun sequence, the DNA window atttgtaataatattCAGTCGTACTCATATTATAATATTCAATACTCTCTAACAAAAAAGGTCGTATATAAAGCCTATCTttctcaaataataaaaaaaaatctaattaattaaatcaaaaCTCATACTAGTTAAGTTCAGTTTTTGTTTCTTGAATATTTGAAAGACCAATCATCACAACTATACAATTTCCAACCAAAGTTCCTATACTCATCAATTTAAATTGGTGTACCTAGGACAATTTCGGGTCAGATGCGTGAGCTATGCGGGTTTCTTTTGTGTGCCGCATAAACGTGATGTGTTTGCCTGCCAAGTATTTCCTTCCGCCTCCCTGACATTGGTCCTTTTGCTCCTTTACGATGTTGTTGCCAGGAATTTTCGCCTACCTGCATTCGCAGGCAGCCCCTGTGGCCGTCTCGCTTGCACTCGCCGCATATCCTGCGGCCCAGCGGGAGCGGCAGCTGCAGTGTCCTTTGTCGTCATCCTGCTCGCTCCTTTTGCGCCCTGCCTCCTGCACACGGTTCCCTGCTCTGAGCTCCTTTCGCCCTGTTGAACAGCTGGTTGCTGTCCTTGGCGGGCTTTGACGCATCCTTTGTGCACGTCACATTCTGGACATTTTGGCTCGCCGAAGGATTCGCATTCGCAGTCCACAGTCAGTCGCCTGGCGCTCGCCGAACCAACAACATCCTTGCCTCCCGTTCTGCTGCTCTAAGCCTgccgaaaaaaatatatatttatacaaatAACTAACCAGTCGAATCGACTTCTCAACGCACTCACACACAGCCCACTGTTCCGCCGCCAACGTCCAGAAGACCACGAGTAAACACAAACACAGCGATCGACAGTTCTAGCAGGATGGCTCAGGAAGGTCAGGATATACCCACATTCAAGTGCGTGCTCGTCGGCGATGGCGGCACCGGAAAGACGACCTTCGTGAAGCGTCACATGACCGGCGAGTTTGAGAAGAAGTACGTGGCCACACTTGGAGTGGAGGTGCACCCGCTGATTTTCCACACCAATCGAGGCGCCATCCGCTTCAACGTGTGGGACACCGCCGGCCAGGAGAAGTTCGGAGGTCTGCGCGACGGCTATTACATCCAGGGCCAGTGCGCTGTCATTATGTTCGACGTGACCTCGCGTGTAACATACAAGAACGTACCCAACTGGCATCGCGATCTGGTCCGCGTCTGCGAAAATATCCCGATCGTCCTCTGCGGCAACAAAGTGGACATCAAGGACCGCAAGGTGAAAGCGAAGAGCATCGTCTTCCACCGAAAGAAGAACTTGCAGGTGAGTGTTGTTCGCCCCAGTTATCCGCCGGATAAGCGAGGACTTCAGACTGAGAGTTAGAGTTAGAATGAGAGTTGGTGGCAACTTTTGCTTTGGATGTGTTTATCAACGCCTTCTATTTGTTAAAATAATAGAAAACACTCGCCACTAAAGATCACatgtacatttttaaatgagGAGTAAAAACAATTGTATTTGAGTAGCCTTAAAACAAAGTTTAGGTCTTGATCTTAAAGATATATTTGAATAGAtaaaatattcgaaaaagtATTCATTTAGTTTACAATTTGTTGAAATGAAAGCATATTTAGCCATTGTTCTTTTCGGTTTCTTTATAAACCAAGCTGCATTCCATGTTATGAATGTGAATTAGGAAATTTCCCTTACTTCTATATATTTTCCTCTGCCATTTCGAACTTGCTTGACTAAAACGATACCTTGTTTCTTCGCAGTATTACGACATCTCTGCCAAATCGAACTACAACTTCGAGAAACCATTCCTTTGGCTGGCGCGCAAGCTGGTTGGCGATCCCAACCTGGAGTTCGTCGCCATGCCAGCCCTGCTGCCGCCCGAGGTCAAGATGGACAAGGATTGGCAGGCGCAGATCGAGCGGGACTTGCAGGAGGCTCAGGCGACCGCCCTGCccgacgaggacgaggacctATAAGCCTATTTATAGTTAACTGGGAGATATGGCCGGCTTGCAGAACACACAACACAACACAcaccccacacacacaccacaATCACACAGCAAGGCATGAGTCGAGGGAACAGGATGACAGGCGAACAGGAAGGACGAGGAACAGCGGCAGCAACTACAGCCTAGAAGCGTCAGCAATAATCTACTATCCCCACTATCGGATTGCCAGCATACGATCGACCCCCTTAACACCTTACACCAGCAAGCCGTCGAGCCAGGAAGCCCATCCAGCGCTTCAACCGTCGATCGTAACATATTTTTAGATCCACTCATTGATAAGTCGGTtataaatgattttttttttttgtttgttccCTTTGGCGTTCGCTTTtggcagatacagatactgaAATTGTCCTAATGGTAGAGAAACGAAAAACATACCCGAAATtcaagtaaaataaaaaatcgaattcgtatttttttaaaacttgcAACATCGCTGTTCTTTTCCACTCGTACAACACTAACTAACTGAAAAGTAACTCAACATCGGTGTGCATGTTAGAGAAAGAAGGAGACGGCAAGCACTGTGCGCGGGAGAGAGCGAGGCCGCAACAGCAGGCAAACGAACTGAGTCCCAAAGGATAGTAAACAGAAACCGAACAGAAAAACACTTAAAACAATAAGTAATATGGAAAGGCCGCCGAATCCTCCACATCCACATGTTATTAATCTAAGAactaaagaaataaaaaaataaacgtCGAAAAAACTAAAGAAAATATCGGTTTCCTATAGAGTGGAAGATGGTAAGGGTTAGAGTTAGATTTATGCTATTGATATGAGGATTGTCCGATTTTACACCACTTTGCTTAGTTAAGGAGCTTAATGATTCTAACAaaaattgttaatttaaaaagaatttctgcacttttttaattgttttttcgGTTTGTTattgaagaattcgcgttccCCCCTTcgttttaaataataatttctaAATCAAAACgattttcaacatttttaaaatgcaaGCTAGCCTTTCTTCTTAATTATCGCTTAGATCATGCATTGTGATCTAAATTTAAAACCTCACTTGCAAAACCCAATCAAAGTAGCTTTCTTTAATTTcgcatatatgtatttatcGCACTTTATTTGTGAAATATCCATGCAGGAGGATTTATTTCGGTTTAATGACACTTGAGGCAGCAGGCGGGAAAAACGCCTGTGAAGCGATCCCTGTTGGCACACGTGATCTTTTGCTGGGCGCAGCTGTAATGATATTTTTATAGGGTTAGTATATAACAGAGGGTATTTCAGAACCTaattccaaaaataaaaataaattgttccgTTTTATAAGAGATTATCTTGAGCTTACATTAGTTTGGaagtatattttgtttgtctgAGCTTGGAATAAGTCTGTAGCTTCCATTCTGATGTGAggtttatatttttgtaatgtttaaggattaaaaaatcgtatatgTTGTAAGCGATGGAACTGCTAGCTTACTATTATTTTGATTAAgcttctttttaaaaaatggtatatGTACGACCTAAGACTATATTTATAAGTATCTTTTGTACCACTCTACTTGAACTACGTACTTCAATGAGATTGTAGAATCCTTGTATGTATATGTACGACCTAAGACTATATTTACATACCCAAGACACTCTTTTTGAACTACGCACTTCAATGAGAGTCTAGAATCCTTGTATGTACTTACTCCTCCACGATGGTCTTGAAGGTGTCCGTGCAGACGGCCCTCTTCAGGCACTTGCCCTCCTTGCCGAAGTCCACGTAGTCCTGTCCGCGCCTCAGAAGCGGCAGATACTTCAGGAAGATGGTCTCGTCCTCCGAGTTGCGGTACGAGCACACGGGCTCGCTGGCTGAAAGATgatataatgatatatataatatatcaaTTTTGGCAGCCTGGAGGCTCAATTTGCAGCCAGTTCACCCGCATCGGCGGTGGGCAGCAGCGCCTCCGGAAGCAGGAGCGCCAGCAAAACGGCGGACACCAGCCACATGGATGAGTTGTGCATCTTGGGAACGTGGAGAGCAGACTGAACCGTCCGCCTGCGAACCCGTTTCCTATTTATAGTTCCCTAAAATGCGACTTGGATCTGTGTTTGTTTGCAAATTAGCAGCGGTGATTTGCATTTTCAGCTTGATTGAGCGGGATGGCGCTTTTAATTGATTAATTGCCTGGGAGGGTCAGATGCGTAGTTTCCAAAAGGTTTCATATTTTGCAGCTCGCGGTTTTGAAAATTGAGGGTCACTATCAAAAATTGAGAATATAAGAGAATTTTTAACATACGAGGTTTTCAGTTTTGGTAAGTATTTTGGAAACTTACTTATAACTACCAAATAAACGCGTTTTCTAAACCtctttttgatattttcttaCTTTGAGGATTCAATAAAACAACACCACAATGGAATCTCTATAGTAAATGatctttaatattattttaataaattaaagctagatatatatattgcaTATAAAAATCAGAAttatttaaactgaaaataaGAAGTCTTTCGACTTAATTTTAtcgatttaaaataaatcatttttaatgatatacaaacatatatttactttttaaGTGTGGTCCCGTTTATAAAACATAGATATTTAAAACGGAAGTGTGGGACATTATTAACAAATACATCTTAAAGGAATGGTTATTCCAAAAGAAAACGTGGGCAAGCGAAGTAATACTAAGTGCTGCATGTGGCATCCGGGTCCAGCCTAGATGTAGTTGCTCTCCGACTCCTGGCAAACCAACTTGGGACAGCAGTCGGGGAAGGTGCGTCGCATGTCCGAGGCGATCTTGCACTGCTCCGTGGGCACCAGGTTGTGGCGACCGCAGCTGGAAAATATTGGATAATTAAATACATTACATAGTAATCAAAATCTGTATAAAGCAACTTACTAGCCAATCTCTAGGACATAATCCGGGCGACAGTAGATCGATTGGCAGTAGCCCTCGCGATTGATGGGCTTGTAGGACTGCTTCTTGGGAATGGCCTGGTTGAGTTCCTCATAGTAACACTGGCCAGGATAATCtaaggaaattaataaaaaataaaaacagtattaaatatttgtacatATTCTAAAAACCTAAcagttttataaatatatacaactAACAATGTCATATATGGTAGTTGTtatatcatataataatattgttcAAGTGTTTTATATGATTTCAAATACAAGTCCTGGTTTAAATCCCACTGctgcacaatatattttttttttaatttattatgtAAAACTAGCAATGTCATATATGGTAGTTGTtatatcatataataatataattcaAGGGTTTTATATGATTTCAAATGCAAGTCCTGGTTCGAATCCCACTGCTGCacaatacttttttttaatttattttggatttcacataaaaaaaaacttatttttcttaaatcaggtttttttttacttt includes these proteins:
- the LOC119556648 gene encoding GTP-binding nuclear protein Ran — translated: MAQEGQDIPTFKCVLVGDGGTGKTTFVKRHMTGEFEKKYVATLGVEVHPLIFHTNRGAIRFNVWDTAGQEKFGGLRDGYYIQGQCAVIMFDVTSRVTYKNVPNWHRDLVRVCENIPIVLCGNKVDIKDRKVKAKSIVFHRKKNLQYYDISAKSNYNFEKPFLWLARKLVGDPNLEFVAMPALLPPEVKMDKDWQAQIERDLQEAQATALPDEDEDL
- the LOC119556649 gene encoding uncharacterized protein LOC119556649, with the translated sequence MHNSSMWLVSAVLLALLLPEALLPTADAASEPVCSYRNSEDETIFLKYLPLLRRGQDYVDFGKEGKCLKRAVCTDTFKTIVEDCAQQKITCANRDRFTGVFPACCLKCH
- the LOC119556496 gene encoding uncharacterized protein LOC119556496, with product MRFGVGCLLVLLGICGAARADLTYRGNAVHPDYPGQCYYEELNQAIPKKQSYKPINREGYCQSIYCRPDYVLEIGYCGRHNLVPTEQCKIASDMRRTFPDCCPKLVCQESESNYI